The Nitrospiria bacterium genome includes the window GGCAACTTCACCGGGCGCCTCCTTCTCCGGTTGATCCAACCGGACGTGCTCCATCAACCGCGTGCCCAAGCGTTCCATCTCGTCCAGGGTATTGGACTGAAGGCGGGAAAAAAAATTGAAGATAAAGAGGGCGACGACCGCGATGGAGATGCCCAGGGCGGTGGCGATGAGCGCCTGAGCCACTCCCCCGGTGATCCGGGCCGGTTCCACCAATCCGTTTCCGCTGATGACACGGAAGGCATCCATCATCCCGGCGATCGTTCCCAATAGACCCAACAGAGGCGCCGCGGTCACGACGGTTTCCAACAGCCATAGTCCGCGACTCAAGGCTTTCTCGATCTGTTTCGCCTCTTCCCCGGCCCTCGACTCCACCCACCACACCGGTTTGTCGCGATGGTCGATAATGACCCGGGAAAACCGGCCAAAGTAGTTGCCCGGTCCAAGCTTGGCCAACTGTTGATCCAACGCCGGCCAATCAAAACCGTGGGTGTCCGCCAGGGTGAACAAGACGCCGGGCGGGCGCGCATAGCGCCAATACACGAAGGCTTTATCGAGCAGAATGATCAGGGAAAGCATCCCCAAAAACAGGAGGGGATACATCATGACCCCGACGAATCGCAAGGCCGTCCAGGCCCGCCCCAAATCTTCCATAACGATCCTCCTTATGAATGGTCCTCAGAAAGGATGGCCGTGACCCGTTTTCAGACGGGATTAAAACGCGTAATTGATCCCCCCGTAGAAGGATCGCCGCGTGGCAAATTGGGGCGCGCCCACGCCCACGCCGCTGCCGTCGCGAAGCTCGTTGACTCGGTCAAAAAGATTCAGAACGGCCAAACGGACTTCAACCTTCCCCCGCCGCGACACCGCGACACCGTGCGTCAGGCCGAGGTTGACCTGAAGATTATACGGAAGCTTTCCGGTGTTGGCGAAACCCCGGCGCAGGCCGCTTCCGTACAGGGCATCGACGTTGTAGTCGGTTTCCAGCCATCGGTACGACACGCCCGCCGAGGAAGTGTAGGTCTGGTCGTGATCCAGATGGATGTAGTGATTGGCGATGTAGTCGAACTCGGCCGGGTCGTCGAAGTTGAATTGCGCGGAGACGATGTCCTTTCCCATCGCTTTCGAATAGGCCGCGTTCAGATAACCGGAAAAATTATCCTTCTTGTAGTTGCTCGTGAACTCCAC containing:
- a CDS encoding MotA/TolQ/ExbB proton channel family protein, with amino-acid sequence MEDLGRAWTALRFVGVMMYPLLFLGMLSLIILLDKAFVYWRYARPPGVLFTLADTHGFDWPALDQQLAKLGPGNYFGRFSRVIIDHRDKPVWWVESRAGEEAKQIEKALSRGLWLLETVVTAAPLLGLLGTIAGMMDAFRVISGNGLVEPARITGGVAQALIATALGISIAVVALFIFNFFSRLQSNTLDEMERLGTRLMEHVRLDQPEKEAPGEVA